In Thermoanaerobaculia bacterium, the genomic stretch ATCGGATTCTCGACCGGTATCGCGAGCGCCGGAGCGACGCGATGGCCGCGCGCGTCCTCGACCGGCTCGCCCGGCGCCTGTGGGAGGTCTCGGCGCGGGAATTCCGCTCCGACGGAGAGCTCCGTTTCCACCGCGCGGACCACCGGCGGCTCACGTCGGAGCTCGACGAGACCTCGCGGGAGCGCCACGCCCTTCGCGGCGAGGTGGGCGCGCTGAAAGGGGACGTCGAAAGGCTGGTCGGGGAGATCCGCGCGGGCACGGAAGGATGGGAGCGCGATCGGGCGGCGCTGCGCGGAGAAATCGCCGCTCTGAACTCCCTGGTCGAGCGGATGCGGGCGACGAAGGCCTGGCGGCTTCACGAATGGGTACAGCGCCGGAAGGGAAACGGGTGACGCGCCGGATCGTCGTCCTCGCGCCTGAAGCGATCCGGCCCGGGATGGCCGGAATGGGAATCCGGGCTCTGGAGATCGCCGCCGCGCTCGCGCCCCGCTTCGACGTGCGGCTCCTCGCGCCCAACGGCGAGGGCCCTTCGGAGGCCGCGGCCCGGGGCGTGAGCGGGGTCGTCGCCCCTCCCGGCTCGCCGGCGTTCCATCGCGAGCTCCGCGCGTGCGACGCCGCGCTCGTCTCGGGGCACGCGGCCGGCGCCGTCTTCCTGTCGGCGCCGCACGTTCCGGTCGCGGTCGACTGGTACGACCCTTTTCTCGTCGAAAACTTCCACTACCGCGCGGTCCTCGGCGAGGAGGTGGAGGCCAACGACCGGCGCGCCTGGAATCTCGCGGTCGCGCGCGGCGACTTCTTCCTCTGCGCGTCCGCGGAGCAGCGCCTCTTCTATGCCGGAATGCTCGTCCTCGCCGGCCGAATCGACGCGGCGGGCGTCGGGACCGACCCGGATGCCCGGAAGCTCCTCGCGATCGTCCCGTTCGGGGCGGCTCCCGCCCCGCCCGCGGACCCGGGAGCGGCTCGGGCGGCCCTCCGCGCGAGTCCTCAGGATCCGGTGCTGTTCTTCGGGGGACTCTACGACTGGCACGATCTCGGCCCGATCGCGGCGATCTGGCCGTCGCTCGAGGAGGAGTTCCCGGGCGTTCGAATCGTCTTCTCGGAGAACCCGAACCGCGAAACCACCCCTCAGCGCGTTTACGCCGAAGCGGTGGCGCAGAGCGAGCGCCGCGGGTGGAAGGATCGGTCGTGGTTCTTCCTTCCATGGACGCCGTACTCCCGGCGGGGGGAGCTCTACGCCGCGTCGCGGGCCGCGGTGTGCGTCTGCCGTCCGGGACTCGAGACGGAGCTCTCGTTCCGGACGCGCCTTCTCGACGCGGCCGCGGCGGGACTCCCATCGGTTTCGGTGCACGGCGGGGCCCTCGCCGACCGCCTGGAGCGCGCGGGGGCGGGGATCGTCGCGGGTTCGGCGGAGGCGCTGCGCGAGGGGATCGCGCGCCTGCTCCGGGATTCCTCCTTCCGCGAGAAAGCGGCGGCGAGCGCGCGGAGGCTCGCGGCCGATTTCGCGTGGGAGCGCGTGGTCGCGCCGCTCGCGGCTTTCTTCGACGACCCATGGATCTCCGCCCGGCTTCCTTTTCCGGAGGCGAAGCCGCGCCCGTTTCGATTGCTCGGGTTGGGGCGGCGATGACGCCGCCGCGCGCAGCGTTGCTCGACGCGGCGCCGTGGGCGGCGACGCCCTCGGCGGGGAGCCTCGGGCGATGACGCCGCCGCGCGCCACGATCATCGTCGTTCACCATCGCGGGAAGGAGCGGCTCCTGCGGACGCTCGACGAGGTCTGCCGGCAGGCTTCCGCCGAACGCGCGGAGGTCGTCGTCGTCGACAACGCGAGCCGGGAGGGCGCCGACCGGGAGATCGCGCGACGTTTCCCGGCCGTTCGCGCGCTCCGGCAGGAAGAGAACACGGGGTTCGCAAGGGCATGCTCGACCGGGGCGGAAGCGTCGGCATCGGAGCTCCTGATCTTCTTCAACGATGACGCCGTTCCCGAGCCGGGCTGGCTCGCGGCGTTCCTGGAGGCCGCGTCCTCGCTCCCCGCCGACGTCCGCACGATCGCGGGCCGCCTGACCGACTCCTCGGGAAAGAGGACCGATTTCATCGACGGATTCCTCGTGTTCGACGGGCATGCATTCTCCGACCGGGCGGGGGGCCCTCTCCCGGACGATCTCGGAGGAGCGCCGGGCGACGAGCGGCTCTTCGCCTGCGGCGGAAACATGATGGTCCGTCGGGACGAATTCCTCTCGAGCGGCGGATTCGATCCCTGGTACTTCGCCTACCTCGAGGACGTCGACTTCGGATGGAGACAGTGGATTCTCGGCCGGCGGGTGGTCTACGAACCGCGCGCGGCGGCCCGGCACGAAGGGGGGGCGACCGGCGAAGCTCTCGGCGTCTTCCACCGCGGGTATCTCATCGAGAAGAACGCCTGGGCGACCGCGTACAAGAACTTCGACGACGAGCACCTGCGCGCGCTCTGGCCCGCGGCGGCGACCGCATTCCTGTCCCGCCTCGATTCGATGGTTCGGCGGGACGGCGGCTCCGCCGCGCTCGACGAAGACCCGTATCGCGTTTCGAGGCGCCGCCGGTGGTCGGAACGGATGGCTCGCGCTTTCGGCGTGTCGACCCGTTCCGCGGCGCTCCGGATCGGCGACCCTCTCGCGATCGCGCAGCTCCGCGCGCTCCGGGCGCTCTTTTCCGGCGCCGACGAGCTCGGACGCCGGCGGGCGGCCGTCCAGAGCGGGCGGGTTCGCTCCGATCGCGAGATTTTCGCGAAATTCCCGCTGCGGATCGTTCCGACCTATCCGGGCGACGAGATCTTCGCCTCCCCCTTCTTCGCGCCGTTCCTCGCGGGCGCGCCCGATCTGGTGCCGGCGACGCTCGACGAGATCCTTCCGGGGCGGCGATGACGCCCCGCGTGTCGGTCGTGATCCCGACGTACAACCGGCTCGAGATCCTGCCGAAGGTGCTGAGCGCCCTCGAGCACCAGGACGAACCGGAGGGAGGGTTCGAAATCGTCGTCGTCGACGACGGCTCTTCGGACGGCACGGCCGATTTCCTCCGCTCGCATCGCGCCCCCTATCCGTTCCGCGCGTTCTCGCAGAGGAACTCGGGCCCGGCGGGCGCGCGAAACCGGGGAGTCGCGGAGTCCGCCGGCGAGCTCGTCGCCTTCCTGGGCGACGACACGGTTCCGGAGCGGGAGTTCCTGCGGCGGCACGAGGAAGCGCACCGCGCCCGCCCCGGGAGGAAGATCGCCGTTCTCGGATACACCACCTGGCCGCGCGACCGGCGCGTCACGCCGTTCCTTCATCACATCAACGAGTACGGAATGCAGTTCGGGTACGAGCTGATCCGGGATCCCGAGAACGTCCCCTTCAACTTCTTCTACACGTCGAACATCTCCCTGCCGCGCGCGACATTCGAGCGTTTCGGTCTCTTCGACACGACGTTTCCGGATGCCGCGTGGGAGGACATCGAGTTCTCGTACCGGCTCTCCCGCCAGGGATACGTCATCGTCTACGAACCTCGAGCGATCGTCCGACATCACCACGAGATCACGTTCGCTTCGTTCCGCCGGCGGCAGGAACGTTCGGGACGTTCGGCCGCGATCTTCTACGACAAGCATCCGGAGCTCGCCGATTTTCTCGGCGTCGGCACCGCCCGGTCCGGTCCGGTCCGGACGTCGCGCTGGACGGCCCTGTGGGCGTCGCTTTCCGAGCGATGGGAGATCCCCGGGGGCCGGAGAGCGATCGATCGCGTGCTGACGGAGGAT encodes the following:
- a CDS encoding glycosyltransferase; translated protein: MTRRIVVLAPEAIRPGMAGMGIRALEIAAALAPRFDVRLLAPNGEGPSEAAARGVSGVVAPPGSPAFHRELRACDAALVSGHAAGAVFLSAPHVPVAVDWYDPFLVENFHYRAVLGEEVEANDRRAWNLAVARGDFFLCASAEQRLFYAGMLVLAGRIDAAGVGTDPDARKLLAIVPFGAAPAPPADPGAARAALRASPQDPVLFFGGLYDWHDLGPIAAIWPSLEEEFPGVRIVFSENPNRETTPQRVYAEAVAQSERRGWKDRSWFFLPWTPYSRRGELYAASRAAVCVCRPGLETELSFRTRLLDAAAAGLPSVSVHGGALADRLERAGAGIVAGSAEALREGIARLLRDSSFREKAAASARRLAADFAWERVVAPLAAFFDDPWISARLPFPEAKPRPFRLLGLGRR
- a CDS encoding glycosyltransferase, whose translation is MTPRVSVVIPTYNRLEILPKVLSALEHQDEPEGGFEIVVVDDGSSDGTADFLRSHRAPYPFRAFSQRNSGPAGARNRGVAESAGELVAFLGDDTVPEREFLRRHEEAHRARPGRKIAVLGYTTWPRDRRVTPFLHHINEYGMQFGYELIRDPENVPFNFFYTSNISLPRATFERFGLFDTTFPDAAWEDIEFSYRLSRQGYVIVYEPRAIVRHHHEITFASFRRRQERSGRSAAIFYDKHPELADFLGVGTARSGPVRTSRWTALWASLSERWEIPGGRRAIDRVLTEDYLRGLRSSLPDASPGGRADRSGGQ
- a CDS encoding glycosyltransferase family 2 protein — translated: MTPPRATIIVVHHRGKERLLRTLDEVCRQASAERAEVVVVDNASREGADREIARRFPAVRALRQEENTGFARACSTGAEASASELLIFFNDDAVPEPGWLAAFLEAASSLPADVRTIAGRLTDSSGKRTDFIDGFLVFDGHAFSDRAGGPLPDDLGGAPGDERLFACGGNMMVRRDEFLSSGGFDPWYFAYLEDVDFGWRQWILGRRVVYEPRAAARHEGGATGEALGVFHRGYLIEKNAWATAYKNFDDEHLRALWPAAATAFLSRLDSMVRRDGGSAALDEDPYRVSRRRRWSERMARAFGVSTRSAALRIGDPLAIAQLRALRALFSGADELGRRRAAVQSGRVRSDREIFAKFPLRIVPTYPGDEIFASPFFAPFLAGAPDLVPATLDEILPGRR